From Candidatus Binatia bacterium, a single genomic window includes:
- a CDS encoding glycosyltransferase: MRISGFTFVRNALDLYYPMVESITSILPICDEFIVVAGDSTDGTTALLRSIKDPKIKIIETVWDTSLFVAGAIYAHQTNIALDACTGDWAFYVQADEVVHEDDLQPLVDRMRSGLADRRIEGMLFDYLHFFGDYEHYMTSHGWYAKEIRVVRTGIGIRSWKGAQGFRRGAEKLHVVRSGGRIFHYGWVRPPRHMMRKTQAFVALHHGQAAADASYPDTGSDFDFGRLHGRAAFTDTHPAVMQGRIAA, from the coding sequence ATGCGGATCAGCGGCTTTACCTTCGTACGCAATGCCCTCGACCTCTACTATCCGATGGTCGAGTCGATCACCTCGATCCTGCCCATTTGCGACGAGTTCATCGTGGTCGCGGGCGATTCCACCGATGGCACCACCGCGCTGCTGCGGAGCATCAAGGACCCGAAGATCAAGATCATCGAAACCGTCTGGGACACGAGTCTCTTCGTCGCCGGTGCCATCTACGCGCACCAGACCAACATCGCGCTGGATGCGTGCACGGGCGACTGGGCCTTCTACGTGCAGGCCGACGAGGTCGTCCATGAAGACGACCTGCAACCGCTCGTCGACCGGATGCGAAGCGGCCTGGCTGATCGCCGCATCGAAGGCATGCTGTTCGACTACCTGCACTTCTTCGGCGACTACGAGCATTACATGACCTCGCACGGCTGGTACGCGAAGGAAATCCGCGTGGTCCGCACCGGCATCGGGATACGGTCGTGGAAGGGCGCGCAAGGCTTTCGGCGCGGGGCCGAGAAGCTGCACGTGGTCCGCTCTGGAGGTCGCATCTTCCATTATGGTTGGGTACGACCGCCCCGCCACATGATGCGCAAGACGCAGGCCTTTGTGGCGCTCCACCACGGTCAGGCGGCGGCCGATGCCAGCTATCCCGACACCGGTTCCGATTTCGATTTCGGCAGGCTGCATGGCCGGGCGGCGTTCACTGACACCCATCCAGCCGTGATGCAGGGGCGCATCGCAGCC
- a CDS encoding glycosyltransferase family 9 protein translates to MTTPPQHVLVVRTDHLGDMLLTLPAVHALKVAYPACRVTVLASAANAEAARHHPDVDQVEIDPLEAKGSGLRGVRRLAQQIRRLGCDAAVLVHPTPRLALAVYLAGVSVRVGTAYRAYSFLFNRRVREHRRRPPWKHEAIYNLNLFRSLGVTQAGVSGMAWRVDSADAAHVERLLQLADVHNTRLVVIHPGNAGSALNWSPAQYGELGKRLQACDVQVVITGGAQEVGLTAQVARIIGPGAVDLGGKLALPQLAALLRRCALYVGSATGPTHLAAAVGVPVVALYSPLRSSVPARWAPVGARVEVLQPAVDLVCPKCLGPRCPYYHCMQRHLSVDDVERAARRALETGVGGSLQGGAGR, encoded by the coding sequence ATGACCACGCCGCCGCAGCACGTCCTCGTGGTCCGCACCGACCACCTCGGCGATATGTTGCTCACCTTGCCTGCGGTGCATGCACTCAAGGTGGCGTACCCTGCGTGCCGCGTCACCGTACTTGCGTCCGCAGCAAACGCGGAGGCCGCACGGCATCATCCTGACGTCGACCAAGTGGAGATCGATCCGCTTGAAGCCAAGGGCTCCGGGTTGCGCGGCGTGCGCCGCCTCGCCCAACAGATCCGTCGCCTCGGATGTGACGCCGCAGTACTGGTGCACCCGACACCGCGATTGGCGCTGGCCGTCTATCTTGCCGGCGTTTCTGTTCGTGTCGGCACGGCCTATCGCGCCTACTCGTTCCTGTTCAACCGACGCGTACGTGAGCATCGGAGACGACCGCCATGGAAACACGAAGCGATCTACAACCTCAACCTGTTTCGTTCCCTCGGAGTCACACAGGCGGGAGTATCCGGCATGGCGTGGCGAGTCGACTCGGCGGATGCCGCGCACGTCGAACGCCTGTTGCAGCTTGCCGATGTCCACAACACGAGGTTGGTGGTGATCCATCCCGGGAACGCCGGTTCGGCCCTGAACTGGTCGCCGGCGCAGTACGGCGAGTTGGGGAAGCGTTTACAGGCATGTGACGTGCAGGTGGTGATTACCGGAGGTGCGCAGGAGGTGGGGCTGACGGCGCAAGTGGCACGCATCATTGGACCGGGTGCGGTCGACCTCGGCGGGAAACTGGCGCTTCCGCAACTGGCGGCGTTGCTCAGGCGTTGCGCGCTCTACGTTGGTAGCGCGACCGGCCCCACGCATCTGGCGGCCGCCGTCGGCGTCCCGGTGGTGGCGCTCTACTCACCCCTCCGCTCGAGCGTACCGGCGCGGTGGGCGCCGGTCGGCGCGCGCGTCGAGGTGTTGCAGCCTGCGGTCGACCTGGTGTGCCCGAAGTGTCTCGGCCCGCGCTGCCCCTACTACCACTGCATGCAGAGGCATCTCAGCGTCGACGATGTGGAGCGGGCTGCGCGGCGGGCGCTTGAGACAGGGGTTGGAGGCAGTCTGCAGGGCGGCGCCGGCCGTTGA
- a CDS encoding DegT/DnrJ/EryC1/StrS family aminotransferase, translating into MPALMRVPAANLRAQHDALRAELRAAFDRVVDASAFIHGAEVEAFEHEFAAVCEVPHAVGVSNGTEALALALRALAVGQGDFVALPAFTFAATAEAVYHVGARPVLVDIDPATFTLDTEALRRTLQARSVRAIIPVHLYGQPAAMDEITALAQECGAAVVEDAAQAHGARYRGRRVGGLGRLGCFSFYPSKNLGALGDAGAVTTHDAELAARLRLLRDHGQTKKYVHSIVGFNARLDGLQAALLRVKLPHLDQWNARRQALAAAYRRGLAGLPGITLPETAAGREHVYHLFVVRCGERDALHEHLDHCGIATAVHYAVPLHLQPAFASLGYRAGDFPASEAAAHEVLALPLYPELTEKALTWVCDTIRSWTEGRRS; encoded by the coding sequence ATGCCCGCCCTGATGCGCGTCCCGGCTGCAAACCTGCGCGCGCAGCACGACGCTTTGCGCGCCGAGCTGCGCGCCGCCTTCGATCGGGTTGTCGACGCGTCGGCGTTCATCCACGGAGCCGAGGTGGAAGCGTTCGAGCACGAGTTCGCCGCCGTGTGCGAAGTCCCGCACGCCGTCGGCGTCTCGAATGGCACCGAAGCGCTGGCCCTGGCCCTGCGCGCCCTCGCCGTCGGCCAGGGCGATTTCGTCGCCTTGCCGGCATTCACGTTCGCGGCGACCGCGGAGGCCGTCTATCATGTCGGTGCCCGGCCCGTGCTGGTCGATATCGATCCGGCGACTTTCACGCTTGATACGGAGGCGTTACGTCGTACCCTGCAGGCGCGTTCGGTTCGCGCCATTATCCCCGTACACTTGTATGGGCAGCCAGCCGCCATGGATGAGATTACGGCACTAGCGCAGGAGTGCGGCGCTGCCGTGGTCGAGGACGCGGCGCAGGCGCATGGCGCGCGTTACCGCGGGCGACGGGTCGGGGGGCTGGGCCGGCTGGGGTGTTTCAGTTTCTATCCGAGCAAGAACCTCGGGGCACTCGGGGACGCTGGCGCCGTTACCACGCACGATGCGGAGCTGGCGGCACGGCTGAGGCTACTGCGCGATCACGGTCAGACGAAAAAATATGTGCACAGCATCGTGGGCTTCAATGCGCGCCTGGACGGCTTGCAGGCAGCCCTGTTGCGGGTGAAGCTGCCCCATCTCGATCAGTGGAACGCGCGGCGGCAAGCGTTGGCCGCCGCCTACCGCCGCGGCTTGGCCGGCCTGCCGGGGATCACCCTCCCGGAAACTGCGGCGGGCCGCGAGCACGTCTATCACCTGTTCGTCGTGCGCTGCGGCGAGCGCGACGCCCTGCACGAACACCTCGACCACTGCGGGATCGCTACCGCTGTGCATTACGCCGTTCCCCTTCATCTGCAGCCGGCCTTCGCCTCATTGGGATATCGCGCCGGTGACTTTCCGGCGTCCGAAGCTGCGGCCCACGAGGTGCTGGCGCTGCCGCTGTACCCGGAGCTGACGGAAAAGGCGCTGACGTGGGTTTGTGACACGATACGGAGCTGGACTGAGGGACGACGATCGTGA
- the rfaE1 gene encoding D-glycero-beta-D-manno-heptose-7-phosphate kinase, which yields MTGTHDHATPGRTHPQRRLGTLIRRFAKVRLLVVGDLMLDQFIWGRVDRISPEAPVPVVQVTRETFHLGGAANVVHNIQALGGQATACGIIGRDTAGRRLAGELKRIGAGTAGVITSRSAITVRKTRIIAHNQQVVRFDREQHVHPGHAAAALARFLQRHVWDFDAVVLSDYGKGVITSELLATLRAARERRTFRLIVDPKKPNFPHYAGLTLATPNLLEASEAAGVEIRDDASLAAAGQRLLEKWQAEAILITRGEHGMTLFTRDAAARHFPTAARQVFDVTGAGDTVVAACALALAAGADLNEAALLANHAAGVVIGKLGTATLSAAELRRALLADGVGES from the coding sequence GTGACCGGCACGCACGATCATGCGACGCCCGGCCGAACCCACCCGCAGCGGCGGCTCGGCACACTCATTCGACGCTTCGCCAAAGTCCGCTTGCTCGTGGTGGGCGATCTCATGCTCGACCAGTTCATTTGGGGACGCGTCGACCGCATCTCACCGGAGGCGCCCGTGCCGGTGGTCCAGGTGACGCGCGAGACGTTTCATCTGGGCGGCGCGGCCAACGTCGTACACAACATCCAAGCGCTGGGCGGACAGGCGACGGCATGCGGCATCATCGGCCGCGACACCGCCGGCCGCCGGCTTGCGGGGGAACTCAAGCGCATCGGCGCGGGCACCGCCGGCGTGATTACCTCTCGGAGCGCGATCACAGTGCGCAAGACGCGCATCATCGCCCACAACCAGCAGGTGGTTCGCTTCGACCGCGAGCAGCATGTCCACCCCGGCCACGCGGCCGCGGCACTTGCCCGGTTTCTGCAACGCCACGTGTGGGATTTCGATGCCGTGGTACTGTCCGACTACGGCAAGGGCGTAATCACCAGCGAGCTGCTGGCGACCCTGCGGGCGGCACGGGAGCGGCGCACGTTCCGCTTGATTGTCGATCCCAAGAAGCCAAACTTCCCGCACTACGCCGGTCTCACCCTCGCGACCCCGAATCTCCTCGAGGCGTCGGAGGCCGCCGGCGTCGAGATCCGAGATGACGCCAGCCTCGCGGCCGCCGGTCAGCGGTTGCTGGAAAAGTGGCAGGCCGAGGCCATCCTCATCACCCGTGGCGAGCACGGCATGACGTTATTCACGCGGGACGCGGCGGCCCGGCACTTCCCGACGGCGGCCCGTCAGGTGTTCGACGTGACCGGCGCGGGTGACACCGTGGTCGCGGCGTGCGCACTGGCGTTGGCGGCCGGCGCAGACCTGAATGAGGCGGCTCTGCTGGCGAACCATGCCGCCGGGGTCGTCATCGGAAAACTCGGCACGGCGACGCTGAGCGCGGCGGAACTCCGGCGCGCCCTGCTGGCGGATGGAGTGGGTGAATCATGA
- a CDS encoding YicC/YloC family endoribonuclease, with amino-acid sequence MKSMTGFGQGAWQGDGCKISVEIRSVNQRFLETRFNMPREYMPSEAELRQLVQAAVARGKVDVNISRSGTAAGDFAVEVNTPLARAYVDAWRQMQVALGLGGEVDLQFLLARPDLVRIVERRGESTNELPRLRQAVQQALHAFDHEREREGRALARDMRQRVQRLRKLARRMRARISAAAPEAAKRLRQRVQALLEGATVDAERLAQELAFVLSRGDITEELVRLETHLSALQTLCSSDEPVGKRMDFLLQEIHREVNTIASKSNDLGLTDLSLEARGEIEKLREQVQNVE; translated from the coding sequence ATGAAAAGCATGACCGGATTCGGCCAGGGGGCATGGCAGGGCGACGGCTGCAAGATCAGCGTCGAGATTCGCAGCGTCAATCAGCGCTTTCTCGAAACGCGCTTCAACATGCCGCGCGAGTACATGCCATCAGAGGCGGAGCTGCGGCAGCTGGTGCAAGCGGCGGTAGCGCGCGGCAAAGTCGACGTGAACATCAGCCGTTCGGGAACCGCGGCCGGCGACTTTGCGGTCGAGGTCAACACGCCCCTGGCACGTGCGTACGTCGATGCCTGGCGGCAGATGCAGGTGGCGCTCGGCCTCGGCGGCGAGGTCGATCTGCAGTTTCTTCTGGCGCGTCCCGATCTCGTGCGCATCGTCGAACGGCGCGGCGAGTCCACCAACGAGTTGCCGCGCCTCCGTCAGGCCGTGCAGCAGGCCCTGCACGCCTTCGACCATGAGCGCGAGCGCGAAGGACGGGCGCTGGCGCGCGACATGCGACAGCGGGTACAGCGATTGCGCAAGCTGGCTCGCCGGATGCGCGCCCGGATTTCGGCCGCGGCTCCGGAGGCCGCCAAGCGCCTGCGGCAGCGGGTGCAGGCGCTGCTGGAGGGCGCGACGGTCGACGCAGAACGCCTGGCGCAGGAGCTCGCCTTCGTGCTCAGCCGGGGCGACATTACCGAAGAGCTGGTGCGCTTGGAGACCCACCTCAGCGCCTTACAGACACTGTGCAGCAGCGACGAGCCGGTCGGGAAGCGCATGGATTTCTTGCTGCAGGAGATCCACCGCGAGGTGAATACCATCGCCTCGAAGAGCAACGACCTCGGGCTCACCGATCTCAGCCTCGAAGCCCGCGGCGAAATCGAGAAGCTGCGCGAGCAGGTACAGAATGTGGAGTGA
- a CDS encoding AAA family ATPase has translation MLITISGLPGSGKTTVARLLSQHLRVPHVYAGDLYRREAEDRALSLEEFNRLAEQDHSIDRVLDAKMAEYARRGEVILEGRLAGFISLQEGIDALKVWLTASDEVRARRVAQREARDWHEVVRLNGARQNSDAKRYKEIYGFDLNDTSIYDVVLNSDDQNPEQLADRILACVAERFGRGKVPRVSR, from the coding sequence GTGTTGATCACCATTTCCGGCCTTCCAGGTAGCGGTAAGACCACAGTGGCTCGGCTGCTGAGCCAACACCTCCGTGTGCCGCACGTCTATGCCGGCGACCTGTATCGTCGCGAAGCTGAGGACCGCGCGCTGTCCCTCGAGGAGTTCAACCGGCTGGCCGAACAGGATCACTCCATCGATCGGGTGCTCGACGCCAAGATGGCCGAGTATGCACGCCGGGGCGAGGTGATTCTCGAGGGTCGTTTGGCAGGATTCATTTCCCTGCAAGAAGGGATCGATGCGCTCAAAGTGTGGCTGACCGCCAGTGACGAAGTGCGGGCCCGCCGCGTGGCCCAGCGCGAAGCGCGGGACTGGCACGAGGTGGTGCGATTGAACGGGGCGCGTCAGAACTCCGACGCCAAGCGCTACAAGGAAATCTACGGTTTTGATTTGAACGATACCTCGATTTACGACGTGGTGTTGAACAGCGACGATCAAAACCCGGAGCAGCTGGCCGATAGGATTCTGGCGTGCGTGGCCGAACGCTTTGGCCGCGGCAAGGTGCCGAGGGTGAGCCGATGA
- a CDS encoding bifunctional (p)ppGpp synthetase/guanosine-3',5'-bis(diphosphate) 3'-pyrophosphohydrolase — MNLNGLIERVRGYDSSADIDLIRRAYDFSAAVHKGQKRLSGEPYLTHPVEVAGVITDLKLDVASIVTGLLHDTVEDTLATLPEIEEKFGADIAALVDGVTKISQISFSSREEKQAENFRKMILAMARDIRVILIKLADRTHNMRTLNHLPPERQLEIAQETLDIYAPLAHRLGIYWMKSELEDNSLRYLRPEVYYQLKRNVAKKKAEREHYIQEVISILSKRLEANGIEAEVTGRPKHFYSIYQKMQAQNLLYDQIYDLVAFRIVVDTVQECYAALGVVHAEWKPITSRFKDYIALPKFNMYQSLHTTVIGPYGERMEVQIRTHTMHRVAEMGIAAHWRYKGGRQVAEEDAQRFTWLRELLEWQQNVQDPQEFMRSVKEDLFSDEVFVFTPKGDLLSFPEGSTVIDFAYRIHSEVGQHCAGARVNGRLVPFRYALRSGDTVEIITTTSQTPSKDWLNFAKTSRAKAKIRNWIKHQQRTRSVAVGREILERDLSRYRLDLGKLRKDGRLARLISDMSERDEETLLASLGYGKITSHQVLAKLLPPESLQQRPAPEESTLKRLFRKMAGQNKAGVRVSGVEDMLVRFGKCCDPLPGERILGFITRGRGVTVHSVDCPRVLESDPQRRIEVVWEDGAAGPRPVTVEVMCIDEPGLLAAMSKAISAAGVNISRAHVRSVADKKAVNTFEVVVSSADQLNRVIRSIGKVRGVMKVARARG, encoded by the coding sequence ATGAACTTGAACGGCTTGATCGAACGCGTGCGGGGCTACGACAGCAGCGCCGACATCGATCTCATCCGCCGTGCCTACGACTTCTCGGCCGCCGTGCACAAGGGCCAGAAGCGTTTGTCGGGTGAGCCCTACCTGACCCACCCGGTCGAGGTCGCCGGCGTCATCACCGATCTCAAGCTCGACGTGGCCAGCATCGTCACCGGGCTGCTGCACGACACCGTGGAAGATACGCTGGCGACGTTGCCCGAGATCGAGGAGAAGTTCGGTGCGGACATCGCGGCGCTCGTGGATGGGGTCACCAAGATCAGCCAGATCAGCTTCAGCAGCCGTGAGGAAAAGCAGGCGGAGAATTTCCGCAAGATGATCCTGGCGATGGCGCGCGACATTCGGGTCATCCTGATCAAGCTGGCGGACCGCACCCACAACATGCGCACCCTCAACCACCTGCCGCCCGAACGCCAGCTGGAGATCGCCCAGGAGACCCTCGATATCTACGCGCCGCTGGCGCACCGCCTCGGCATTTACTGGATGAAGAGCGAGTTGGAAGACAACTCGCTGCGCTACCTGCGTCCCGAGGTGTACTACCAGCTCAAGCGCAATGTGGCCAAGAAGAAGGCGGAGCGCGAGCATTACATCCAGGAGGTCATCTCCATCCTCTCGAAACGCCTGGAGGCAAACGGCATCGAGGCGGAGGTTACCGGCCGCCCCAAGCACTTCTACTCCATCTACCAGAAGATGCAGGCGCAGAACCTGCTGTACGACCAGATCTACGACCTGGTGGCCTTCCGCATTGTCGTCGACACGGTGCAGGAGTGCTACGCGGCCTTGGGGGTGGTGCACGCCGAGTGGAAGCCGATTACGTCGCGCTTCAAGGACTACATCGCGCTGCCCAAGTTCAACATGTACCAGTCCCTGCACACCACCGTCATCGGTCCCTACGGCGAACGCATGGAAGTGCAGATCCGCACGCACACCATGCACCGCGTCGCCGAAATGGGCATCGCGGCGCACTGGCGCTACAAGGGCGGCAGGCAAGTGGCCGAAGAAGATGCGCAGCGGTTCACCTGGCTGCGGGAGCTGCTCGAGTGGCAACAGAATGTCCAGGACCCGCAGGAGTTCATGCGCTCGGTCAAGGAGGACCTGTTCAGCGACGAGGTCTTCGTCTTCACACCCAAGGGCGACCTGCTCAGTTTCCCGGAAGGCTCCACGGTCATCGACTTCGCCTATCGGATTCACTCGGAAGTGGGTCAGCACTGCGCCGGGGCGCGCGTCAACGGCCGACTGGTCCCGTTCCGCTACGCCTTGCGCAGCGGGGATACGGTGGAGATCATCACCACGACCAGCCAGACGCCGAGCAAGGACTGGCTCAATTTCGCCAAGACCAGCCGCGCCAAGGCCAAGATTCGCAACTGGATCAAGCACCAGCAACGCACGCGCAGCGTGGCGGTCGGGCGCGAGATTCTCGAGCGCGACCTGAGCCGCTACCGCCTCGATCTCGGCAAGTTGCGGAAGGACGGCCGGCTGGCCCGGCTGATCAGCGACATGTCGGAGCGCGATGAAGAGACGCTGCTCGCCAGCCTCGGGTACGGCAAAATCACCTCGCATCAGGTGCTGGCCAAGCTGCTGCCGCCGGAATCCCTGCAGCAGCGGCCGGCGCCGGAAGAAAGCACCCTCAAGCGCCTGTTTCGCAAGATGGCGGGCCAGAATAAGGCCGGGGTGCGGGTCAGCGGTGTGGAGGACATGTTGGTGCGCTTCGGCAAATGCTGCGATCCGTTGCCGGGCGAACGCATCCTCGGCTTCATCACGCGCGGACGCGGCGTCACCGTGCATTCGGTCGACTGCCCACGCGTGCTGGAAAGCGATCCCCAGCGGCGCATCGAAGTCGTGTGGGAAGACGGCGCAGCCGGGCCGCGGCCGGTGACGGTCGAGGTGATGTGCATCGACGAGCCGGGCCTGCTGGCCGCCATGAGCAAGGCCATCAGCGCCGCCGGGGTGAACATCAGCCGCGCCCACGTGCGCAGCGTGGCCGACAAGAAGGCGGTCAATACTTTCGAGGTGGTGGTGAGCAGCGCGGATCAGCTGAACCGCGTCATCCGCTCCATCGGCAAGGTGCGCGGCGTCATGAAGGTGGCACGGGCAAGGGGATAG
- a CDS encoding RidA family protein, with amino-acid sequence MKNAIATDKAPQAIGPYSQAVRVGPWVFLSGQIGLDPARGELVPGGVVAEVTQVLENLRAVLAAAGTSLDAVVRTTIYLVDLADFSRVNEVYAGVFAAPFPARATVGVAALPRGARVEIDAIAVLAAS; translated from the coding sequence ATGAAAAACGCGATTGCAACCGACAAGGCACCGCAGGCTATCGGCCCCTACTCACAGGCGGTGCGGGTGGGGCCGTGGGTGTTTCTCTCGGGGCAGATCGGCCTCGATCCTGCCCGCGGCGAGCTGGTGCCGGGCGGGGTAGTCGCCGAGGTGACGCAGGTGTTGGAGAACCTGCGTGCGGTACTGGCCGCCGCAGGCACATCACTGGACGCTGTCGTCCGGACGACGATTTACCTCGTCGATCTCGCGGATTTCAGCCGCGTCAACGAGGTGTACGCAGGGGTCTTCGCCGCCCCGTTCCCGGCCCGTGCAACGGTCGGGGTTGCGGCCTTGCCGCGCGGCGCCCGGGTCGAGATCGATGCGATTGCGGTGCTGGCTGCAAGCTGA
- the rpmB gene encoding 50S ribosomal protein L28, translating into MARECNICGKHPSVGNSVSHANNRSKRTWRPNLQRVRANVNGTVRAILACTRCIRSGKVIKAAQRRAA; encoded by the coding sequence ATGGCAAGAGAGTGTAATATTTGCGGCAAACACCCTTCCGTCGGCAACAGCGTTAGCCACGCGAACAACCGCAGCAAGCGGACGTGGCGCCCAAACCTGCAGCGGGTGCGTGCCAATGTCAATGGCACCGTGCGGGCCATTCTGGCCTGCACACGCTGCATCCGTTCCGGCAAAGTGATCAAGGCCGCTCAACGGCGCGCCGCGTAA
- a CDS encoding SCP2 sterol-binding domain-containing protein, translating to MADMPIQNTPPLDGYLREQLAPRFRALVTATAEKVAMAQHELDELRAATGTMLWEVTGPSLPVSCYVNIAGGEMKVEDHPLAEPFMTVSQSEADWARFTAGVAQTSFLSGQSRRPFGRSRIDRMRSVKGALRFVLTGLPDGGTWTFTLYFGSGPRPTEPQATVTVPADLVPQIQSGQLDPQLAFMQGQVKVSGDIGLVMQFGMALFL from the coding sequence ATGGCTGATATGCCGATCCAGAATACGCCGCCGCTTGACGGCTATCTGCGCGAGCAACTCGCGCCCCGTTTCCGCGCTTTGGTCACGGCGACCGCGGAGAAAGTGGCGATGGCGCAGCACGAACTCGATGAGTTGCGGGCAGCCACCGGTACCATGCTCTGGGAGGTGACCGGGCCGTCGCTGCCGGTGTCGTGCTACGTCAACATTGCCGGCGGCGAGATGAAGGTGGAGGACCACCCGCTCGCCGAGCCGTTCATGACCGTTTCGCAATCCGAGGCAGACTGGGCCAGGTTCACTGCCGGCGTGGCCCAGACCAGCTTCCTGTCCGGCCAGAGCCGGCGTCCGTTCGGCCGTTCACGCATCGACCGCATGCGCAGCGTCAAGGGCGCCCTCCGTTTCGTCTTGACCGGGTTGCCCGACGGTGGCACGTGGACCTTTACGCTGTATTTCGGTTCCGGTCCCCGGCCCACCGAGCCGCAGGCCACAGTCACCGTACCGGCCGATCTCGTTCCCCAGATTCAATCCGGCCAGCTCGACCCACAGCTCGCCTTCATGCAGGGGCAGGTGAAGGTGAGCGGCGATATCGGACTGGTGATGCAGTTTGGCATGGCGCTCTTTCTGTGA
- the rpsT gene encoding 30S ribosomal protein S20, with product MAQRHKSAIKRHRQSVKHHARNQVIQTHVRHAVRDLRELIAGKDLATAETKLRSVMTTVQKAVTKGVLHRNSAARYISRLSHQVAALRAS from the coding sequence TTGGCCCAACGTCACAAATCTGCCATCAAACGACACCGTCAGAGCGTGAAGCATCACGCCCGTAATCAGGTCATCCAAACGCATGTGCGTCACGCCGTACGGGACCTGCGTGAGCTCATAGCCGGCAAAGACCTGGCCACGGCCGAGACCAAGCTGCGTTCCGTCATGACGACGGTGCAGAAGGCAGTGACCAAGGGGGTGCTCCACCGTAACAGCGCGGCGCGGTACATTTCCCGGCTGAGCCATCAGGTTGCCGCCTTGCGGGCGTCGTAA